In Nostoc sp. CENA543, a single genomic region encodes these proteins:
- a CDS encoding DUF5132 domain-containing protein: MSVKLLPDLGDLTEGLGVTGIVGIILLPIFLPVIGSVGRPIAKAVVKKGLALYENNKEALEELRDNWEDIIAEAKAEVGEERMKSAQPTDV; encoded by the coding sequence ATGTCAGTTAAGCTTTTACCCGACCTTGGAGATTTAACGGAAGGCTTAGGCGTTACGGGGATTGTGGGGATAATTCTTTTACCCATATTCTTGCCAGTTATCGGTAGTGTTGGTAGACCAATAGCTAAAGCGGTGGTTAAAAAAGGCCTGGCTCTTTATGAAAACAATAAAGAGGCTTTAGAAGAATTGCGCGACAACTGGGAAGATATCATCGCAGAAGCTAAGGCGGAAGTGGGTGAAGAACGGATGAAATCGGCTCAACCTACGGATGTTTAG
- a CDS encoding pseudouridine synthase, whose translation MLLHRLADFIDSDWNNINQSPRYWYEGRCLQTGDLLRLPRTSFVEAIACGLMQQLAEDEHYSREGKMYGVLLVESPTGEQQVLKAFSGLLNGESVVDGWVPPIPGRKQVALQEAQTLAELAAIKQELISLQQLPARQEYERLSQEFAQQLQIMSDRHAHAKQQRQQQRQQLSDTLTGEALNLALTQLDEESRQQGIERRNLKRQRDVTLATLKTAIATADTRIQELKQKRKAISRQLQTQMHAAYSLMNFLGQSSSLQQLMPNGLPTGTGDCCAPKLLHYAATHGLKPLAMAEFWWGTSHQDKKLHPQGDGVFGHGESGIGHGEEATNALCPMPHVAGLLSFSTRKGMEFPAAFDKVQGEFYGACAERCQPLMGFLLSGLKPNFPTKEGGVVSPSPCRGGVWGEVKTIYEDEYLIAVNKPPGLLSVPGRYLDTQDSVISRLRNSLPDGDNLTAVHRLDQETSGILLLARDLPTYRQLSQQFQQRQVHKVYEAILAEVVTQDEGVIELPLWGNPENRPYQQVNWELGKPSVTRFRVIAREGNYTRVKFEPLTGRTHQLRVHALVGLGVVILGDRLYGCNAGVSRLHLHAKELRFQHPHTQATIHLQTETPF comes from the coding sequence ATGCTTCTACATCGACTTGCAGATTTTATAGACTCTGATTGGAATAATATTAATCAATCCCCTCGTTATTGGTATGAGGGGCGTTGTCTGCAAACTGGTGATTTACTGAGACTTCCGCGCACATCTTTTGTAGAAGCGATCGCCTGTGGTTTAATGCAACAATTAGCTGAAGATGAGCATTATTCCCGTGAGGGGAAAATGTATGGTGTGTTGTTGGTGGAGTCACCCACGGGGGAACAGCAAGTATTAAAGGCTTTTTCTGGGTTACTCAATGGTGAGAGTGTAGTTGATGGCTGGGTTCCGCCGATTCCAGGAAGGAAACAAGTAGCTTTACAAGAAGCCCAAACTTTAGCTGAATTGGCTGCAATTAAGCAAGAATTAATTAGTCTCCAGCAATTACCCGCCAGACAGGAGTATGAGAGATTATCCCAGGAATTTGCCCAACAGTTGCAAATCATGAGCGATCGCCATGCTCATGCTAAACAGCAACGTCAGCAACAACGCCAGCAACTTTCCGATACACTCACAGGGGAAGCTTTAAATTTAGCTTTAACGCAGTTAGATGAGGAAAGCCGCCAACAGGGGATAGAACGCCGTAACCTCAAACGCCAGCGAGATGTGACTTTAGCGACATTAAAAACAGCGATCGCCACAGCAGATACACGCATCCAGGAACTAAAGCAAAAGCGTAAAGCCATATCTCGACAATTACAAACGCAGATGCACGCGGCTTACTCCCTGATGAATTTTTTAGGGCAATCTTCATCATTACAGCAATTAATGCCCAATGGTTTACCCACGGGAACAGGCGACTGTTGCGCGCCGAAGCTACTACACTACGCCGCTACCCACGGACTCAAACCCCTAGCAATGGCAGAATTTTGGTGGGGAACATCCCATCAAGATAAAAAACTCCACCCACAAGGGGATGGAGTTTTTGGGCATGGGGAATCGGGCATAGGGCATGGGGAAGAAGCTACCAATGCCCTATGCCCTATGCCCCATGTGGCGGGGCTGCTGTCCTTCTCCACCCGCAAGGGGATGGAGTTTCCCGCCGCTTTCGATAAAGTGCAGGGAGAATTTTATGGTGCTTGTGCTGAACGTTGTCAGCCGTTGATGGGGTTTTTGTTGTCTGGTTTGAAACCTAACTTCCCTACAAAGGAAGGGGGAGTTGTAAGCCCCTCCCCTTGTAGGGGAGGGGTTTGGGGAGAGGTCAAAACCATCTACGAAGACGAATATTTAATTGCTGTCAATAAACCCCCTGGTTTACTTTCTGTCCCTGGACGCTATCTAGACACTCAAGATAGCGTCATTAGTCGCTTGCGTAATTCCTTACCTGATGGCGATAATTTAACTGCTGTACATCGCTTAGATCAAGAAACTTCTGGAATCCTCTTGCTAGCGCGTGATTTACCAACCTATCGCCAACTTAGCCAGCAATTTCAACAGCGACAAGTCCACAAGGTTTATGAGGCGATACTTGCAGAGGTTGTCACTCAAGATGAGGGTGTAATTGAATTACCATTGTGGGGAAATCCCGAAAATCGACCTTATCAGCAAGTTAATTGGGAACTTGGTAAACCCAGCGTGACGCGCTTTCGAGTGATAGCGAGAGAAGGGAATTATACCCGCGTGAAATTTGAACCATTAACCGGACGCACCCATCAATTGCGAGTTCATGCTTTGGTAGGATTGGGAGTTGTGATATTAGGCGATCGCTTGTATGGTTGCAATGCTGGGGTGAGTCGCTTACACTTACACGCCAAAGAACTCCGCTTTCAGCATCCCCACACTCAAGCGACTATTCATTTGCAGACTGAAACGCCGTTTTAA
- a CDS encoding type II toxin-antitoxin system VapC family toxin, whose protein sequence is MTARLTDNLILAANIKITQDWWNARRGFFVLYASEIVEDEAAKGDTAIASQRLNLLQSLTFLDLTEEAMELAQEFLQQSNLPPKAANDALHIALATVYGLDYLLTWNCKHMANAQIQRKLSQISSGLGYDLPIICTPYELMGFDS, encoded by the coding sequence TTGACTGCCAGATTAACAGACAACTTGATTCTGGCGGCAAATATAAAAATTACGCAAGATTGGTGGAATGCTCGTCGTGGTTTTTTTGTGCTTTATGCTTCTGAGATTGTAGAGGATGAAGCGGCCAAGGGCGATACAGCGATCGCATCTCAAAGGCTGAATTTACTACAATCCCTGACTTTTCTGGATTTAACAGAAGAAGCTATGGAACTTGCACAAGAATTTTTGCAGCAAAGCAATTTACCACCCAAAGCCGCTAATGATGCGTTACACATAGCACTTGCCACCGTTTATGGTTTGGATTACTTGCTAACATGGAACTGTAAGCATATGGCAAACGCCCAAATCCAACGCAAACTATCACAGATTAGCTCTGGACTGGGATACGATTTACCCATTATCTGTACACCTTATGAGTTAATGGGATTTGATTCTTGA
- a CDS encoding alternative oxidase: MIRLLVGILVFVINTIYRDRPYPRFYVLETVARVPYFSYLSVLHLYETLGLWRKADWLKVHFAESWNELHHLLIMEELGGASFWGDRLLARTTALIYYWIITALYIVSPGAAYHFMELVEKHAYNSYDKFLTSHEAELKAQPALEVARLYYRDGDLYMFDEFQTAHTPAERRPQIENLYDVFVAIRDDEMEHVKTMIACQLPDTKLAYLSPHNLEPQTAAFANTEANNTQAITAR, encoded by the coding sequence ATGATTCGCTTACTTGTGGGTATCTTAGTTTTTGTAATTAATACAATTTACCGCGATCGCCCTTATCCTCGCTTTTATGTTTTAGAAACTGTTGCCAGAGTACCTTATTTTTCTTATCTTTCGGTTCTCCACCTCTACGAAACTCTAGGTTTATGGCGTAAGGCTGACTGGTTGAAGGTTCACTTTGCAGAATCTTGGAATGAATTGCACCACCTGTTGATTATGGAAGAATTGGGGGGTGCATCATTTTGGGGCGATCGCCTCTTAGCCCGCACAACTGCTTTAATTTATTATTGGATTATTACGGCGTTGTATATTGTCTCTCCTGGTGCTGCTTACCATTTCATGGAGTTGGTAGAAAAACACGCCTACAACAGCTATGATAAATTTCTCACATCCCACGAAGCGGAATTAAAAGCCCAACCTGCACTAGAGGTAGCTAGACTCTATTATCGTGACGGCGACTTATATATGTTTGATGAATTCCAAACAGCACACACCCCCGCCGAACGTCGTCCACAAATTGAAAATCTCTATGATGTATTTGTCGCCATCCGTGATGACGAGATGGAACACGTTAAAACCATGATTGCTTGTCAATTACCAGACACAAAGCTTGCTTACCTCAGTCCTCATAACCTCGAACCTCAAACCGCAGCTTTCGCCAACACAGAAGCGAATAATACTCAAGCCATCACGGCTCGGTAG
- a CDS encoding glycoside hydrolase family 10 protein: MASKLHCKIWQWCVALIHTSLKPVRFMFLSQVWRRNIQLRRLFPILAIISFVTVLLVSNFTPVLAQLPRQEIRGVWLTNNDFNILRDRRKVQETMNRLQEMNFNTVYPVVWNSGYVMYPSAVAQRAGIQPFVFRGSDGHDILADVVNQAHRRGLLANAWFEFGFMAPPTSELAVNHPEWLTQKRNGGKTSMSAAGEVVWLNPFHPQVQKLISDLVLEIVSNYDVDGIQFDDHMSLPHEFGYDRYTIALYTQETKKSPPTNPQDPSWLRWRADKITAFMTQLHQAVKARKPNVIFSVSPNYYDFAYKFQLQDWLTWLRQGLIDELIVQVYRPDLQSFVANISRPEIQEAQKTIPTAIGVMTGLRNNPVSIQQIKSQVRATQQRGLGVAFFYYSSMWNYSSESLDERQAGFQALFPYPALRARVD, translated from the coding sequence ATGGCTAGTAAATTACACTGCAAAATTTGGCAATGGTGTGTTGCATTGATTCACACATCATTAAAACCTGTAAGATTTATGTTCTTGAGCCAAGTTTGGCGGCGAAACATCCAACTAAGACGCTTGTTCCCCATCTTGGCTATCATATCGTTTGTTACAGTCTTGTTGGTGAGTAATTTCACTCCTGTACTTGCCCAATTACCACGTCAAGAAATTCGTGGCGTTTGGTTGACGAATAATGATTTTAATATCCTCAGAGATCGCCGCAAAGTCCAAGAGACGATGAATCGACTCCAGGAAATGAACTTTAATACTGTTTATCCTGTGGTGTGGAATTCTGGTTATGTGATGTATCCCAGTGCTGTAGCGCAAAGGGCTGGTATTCAACCTTTTGTTTTTCGTGGCTCAGATGGACACGATATTTTAGCAGATGTAGTTAACCAAGCCCATCGTCGGGGTTTGTTGGCGAATGCTTGGTTTGAGTTTGGGTTTATGGCTCCTCCTACATCAGAACTAGCTGTGAATCATCCAGAATGGTTGACACAAAAACGTAATGGTGGCAAGACTTCTATGAGTGCGGCTGGGGAAGTAGTATGGCTGAATCCTTTTCATCCCCAGGTTCAAAAGTTAATCAGTGATCTAGTTTTAGAAATTGTCAGTAACTATGATGTTGACGGAATTCAGTTTGATGATCACATGAGTTTACCTCATGAGTTTGGCTACGATCGCTACACCATTGCTCTCTACACCCAAGAAACTAAGAAAAGTCCTCCCACTAATCCCCAAGACCCCAGTTGGTTGCGCTGGCGAGCTGATAAAATTACTGCATTCATGACTCAGCTACATCAAGCCGTCAAAGCCAGAAAACCCAATGTAATTTTTTCTGTCTCACCTAATTACTATGATTTTGCTTACAAGTTTCAGCTACAAGATTGGCTGACTTGGTTAAGACAAGGTTTGATAGATGAGTTAATTGTGCAAGTTTACCGTCCTGATTTGCAAAGTTTTGTGGCTAATATTTCCCGCCCAGAAATTCAAGAAGCCCAAAAAACCATTCCCACCGCAATTGGGGTGATGACAGGTTTACGAAATAATCCCGTTTCCATCCAACAAATTAAGTCTCAAGTCCGAGCCACCCAGCAACGAGGCTTAGGGGTAGCCTTCTTCTACTACAGTAGTATGTGGAACTACTCTTCAGAATCTTTAGATGAGCGTCAAGCAGGATTCCAAGCCTTGTTCCCCTATCCGGCGTTGCGTGCTAGGGTGGATTAA
- a CDS encoding COR domain-containing protein, with protein sequence MTNEELLRIIEQAAKEKVTELDLSRQGLTELPPEIGQLVNLRSLYLSSNQLSSLPPQIGQLVNLQSLSLSANQLSSLPPQIGQLVNLRSLSLSGNQLSSLPPQIVQLFNLRSLSLSGNQLSSLPPQIGQLVNLQSLSLSRNQVSSPRSEIGQLVNLQSLDLSGNQLRNLPPQIVQLVNLQSLDLSGNQLSNLPPQIVQLVNLRSLSLSGNQLSSLPPQIGQLVNLQSLFLSRNQLSSLPPQIVQLVNLRSLSLSGNQLSSLPPQIVQLINLQSLFLSRNQLSSLPPQIGQPVNLQSLDLWGNQLSSLPPEFGQLVNLQSLDLRSNQLSSLPPEFGQLVNLQSLFLSRNQLSSLPPEFGQLVNLQSLDLWGNQLSSLPPEFGQLVNLRSLYLQDNPLESPPPEIVNQGTEAILNFCRQQLEQETDRIYEAKLLIVGEGGAGKTTLAKKIQDENYQLQQDEKSTEGIDVIQWKFLLDNGREFQINIWDFGGQAIYHATHQFFLTKRSLYTLVADTRKEDTDFYYWLNVVELLSDNSPVLVIKNEKQERKREINERDLRSNFTNFKETLSTNFATNRGLPEILNKIKHYISNLPHVGTELPKKWVEVRKALESDERQYITLEEYLNICQQHGFTKREDKLLLSGYLHDLGVCLHFQDDDLLGKTVILKPTWGTDAVYKVLDNTQVIQNLGKFTRNDLENIWSENKYVDMRPELLRLMMKFKLCYEITSFPNNYIAPQLLSANQPEYEWNESNNLILRYSYEFMPKGILSRFIVETHNFIEQQKLVWKTGVVLNKNETRAEVIEYYHQREIRIRVSGIHKKELLAIIRHELEKIHNYYERLKYQELVPCNCDQCKGSQNPYSYPLQVLSNSLGINNYQIQCQKNFQMVDVRGLIDNMLTTNSKLKSATVTHINRNQVFISYSHLDKDWLTKLQTHLKPMIRNQKLVVWDDTKIEPGNEWREEIEDALAAAKVSLLMVSPNFLASDFIAENELPPLLNAAKYEGLKIIWIPITFSLYEETEIAKYQAVHDPKQPLKSLSESEQDAALVEICKKIKTAFQSAND encoded by the coding sequence ATGACGAATGAAGAACTGCTGCGAATTATTGAGCAAGCTGCTAAAGAAAAAGTTACAGAACTAGACCTTTCTAGACAAGGTTTAACAGAATTACCACCAGAAATTGGACAACTAGTGAACCTGCGATCGCTTTACCTCAGCAGTAATCAACTGAGCAGTCTGCCACCGCAAATTGGGCAACTGGTCAACCTGCAATCGCTCTCCCTCAGTGCCAATCAACTGAGCAGTCTGCCGCCACAAATTGGGCAACTGGTCAACCTGCGGTCACTCTCCCTCAGTGGTAATCAACTGAGCAGTCTGCCACCGCAAATTGTCCAACTGTTCAACCTGCGGTCACTCTCCCTCAGTGGTAATCAACTGAGCAGTCTGCCACCGCAAATTGGGCAACTGGTCAACCTGCAATCGCTCTCCCTCAGCAGAAATCAAGTGAGCAGTCCAAGATCAGAAATTGGGCAACTGGTCAACCTGCAATCGCTCGACCTCAGTGGTAATCAACTAAGGAATCTGCCACCGCAAATTGTCCAACTGGTTAACCTGCAATCGCTCGACCTCAGTGGTAATCAACTGAGCAATCTGCCACCGCAAATTGTCCAACTGGTCAACTTGCGGTCACTCTCCCTCAGTGGTAATCAACTGAGCAGTCTGCCACCGCAAATTGGGCAACTGGTCAACCTGCAATCACTCTTTCTCAGCAGAAATCAACTGAGCAGTCTGCCACCACAAATTGTCCAACTGGTCAACCTGCGGTCACTCTCCCTCAGTGGTAATCAACTGAGCAGTCTGCCACCGCAAATTGTCCAACTGATCAACCTGCAATCACTCTTCCTCAGCAGAAATCAACTGAGCAGTCTGCCACCGCAAATTGGGCAACCGGTCAACCTGCAATCGCTCGACCTCTGGGGTAATCAACTGAGCAGTCTGCCACCGGAATTTGGACAACTGGTCAACCTGCAATCACTCGACCTTCGCAGTAATCAACTGAGCAGTCTGCCACCGGAATTTGGACAACTGGTCAACCTGCAATCACTCTTCCTCAGCAGAAATCAACTGAGCAGTCTGCCACCGGAATTTGGACAACTGGTCAACCTGCAATCGCTCGACCTCTGGGGTAATCAACTGAGCAGTCTGCCACCGGAATTTGGACAACTGGTCAACCTGCGATCGCTCTACCTTCAAGATAATCCTCTTGAATCACCGCCACCAGAAATAGTTAATCAGGGGACAGAAGCCATTCTGAATTTTTGCCGACAACAGTTAGAACAAGAAACCGACCGCATTTACGAAGCAAAGTTACTTATAGTCGGAGAAGGTGGCGCAGGTAAAACGACACTTGCTAAAAAAATTCAAGATGAGAATTATCAACTACAACAAGATGAGAAATCAACAGAAGGGATTGATGTTATTCAATGGAAGTTCCTGTTAGATAATGGTAGAGAATTCCAGATTAATATATGGGATTTTGGCGGACAAGCAATTTATCATGCTACTCACCAATTTTTCCTCACTAAACGTTCTCTTTACACCTTAGTTGCTGATACTCGTAAAGAGGATACCGATTTTTACTATTGGCTGAATGTGGTAGAACTACTAAGCGATAATAGCCCCGTACTAGTTATCAAAAATGAGAAACAAGAACGGAAAAGAGAAATTAACGAGCGAGATTTACGGTCTAATTTTACTAACTTCAAAGAAACACTCTCTACTAACTTTGCTACAAATCGCGGCTTACCAGAAATCTTAAATAAAATCAAACACTATATTAGTAACTTACCCCACGTAGGCACAGAACTTCCGAAAAAATGGGTTGAAGTCCGAAAAGCTTTAGAAAGTGATGAACGGCAGTATATTACTTTAGAAGAATATTTAAATATTTGCCAACAACATGGATTTACCAAACGAGAAGATAAACTCCTACTTAGTGGTTATCTACATGATTTAGGTGTATGCCTTCATTTTCAAGATGATGATTTATTAGGAAAAACCGTAATTCTTAAACCTACTTGGGGTACAGATGCAGTCTACAAAGTATTAGATAACACACAAGTTATTCAAAATTTAGGCAAATTTACCCGCAATGATTTAGAGAATATTTGGAGTGAAAACAAATATGTTGATATGCGACCAGAACTATTACGTTTAATGATGAAATTTAAGCTATGCTATGAAATTACTAGTTTTCCTAATAATTATATTGCTCCTCAATTACTCTCTGCGAACCAACCTGAATACGAATGGAATGAGTCTAATAATCTTATTCTACGATACAGTTATGAATTTATGCCCAAGGGTATATTAAGCCGCTTTATTGTTGAAACCCATAATTTTATTGAACAGCAAAAACTTGTTTGGAAAACTGGCGTTGTTCTCAATAAAAATGAAACCCGTGCTGAAGTAATTGAATACTATCACCAAAGAGAAATTAGAATTCGTGTGTCAGGCATTCACAAAAAAGAATTATTAGCCATCATTAGGCATGAACTAGAAAAAATTCATAATTACTACGAACGTTTGAAGTATCAAGAACTAGTTCCGTGTAATTGTGATCAATGCAAAGGTAGCCAAAATCCCTATTCTTACCCTTTGCAAGTTTTATCCAACTCTCTAGGAATTAATAATTATCAAATTCAATGCCAAAAAAACTTTCAAATGGTAGATGTACGTGGGCTGATTGATAATATGCTAACAACTAATTCTAAATTAAAATCAGCAACAGTTACACATATCAATAGAAATCAAGTTTTTATTAGCTACAGCCACTTAGATAAAGACTGGCTAACTAAATTACAAACCCACTTAAAACCCATGATTCGCAATCAAAAATTAGTAGTGTGGGATGATACAAAAATCGAACCTGGAAATGAGTGGCGTGAAGAAATTGAAGACGCTTTAGCAGCAGCAAAGGTATCATTGCTAATGGTCAGCCCTAACTTTTTAGCATCAGATTTTATCGCAGAAAATGAGTTACCACCATTGTTAAATGCAGCCAAATATGAGGGGCTAAAAATTATTTGGATACCTATAACTTTTAGCTTATACGAAGAAACGGAAATTGCTAAATACCAAGCAGTCCATGACCCCAAACAGCCTTTAAAAAGCTTGAGTGAATCAGAACAAGATGCAGCACTAGTAGAAATCTGTAAAAAGATTAAAACGGCATTTCAGTCTGCAAATGACTAA